Within the Ciona intestinalis chromosome 13, KH, whole genome shotgun sequence genome, the region ACGAACTGAAAATGAAGGCTCAGGAACTTGGCCACGATCGCTACCAGTTTTAAGATACCATTCCTCCTTAAACTGATCTGATATTGCTGTTAGCTTTTCCCTCATACTTCCAGCTTTGAAGGCCTTTAACCTCTGTTGTAGTTTAGCCCCAGCATACTGTAGACTTGCCAAAGCCACGTATAATCGTAATATTTCATTAGTTCCttcaaaaattaacaaaattcttGAATCTCTCAACATTCTTTCATAAGGGAAGTCCTTCATATACCCCAAACCAccaaatatttgtaaacattcACTCACAGAACTCCAAGCACATTCAGAGCTATATATCTTTACCATGGCTGCTTCTATTGAGCAATCTTGTGGTTCTCCATTACTATCCATAATATCCATCTGGCCAGCAGTCATATAAGCCATACTTTCCATAGCATAAGCTTGCATTGCCATATTGAATATCTTTTCTTGTATAAGTTCAAACTCTGCAAGTTTTTTACCAAACTGAGTTCTTTGGTTTGCATATTCTGAAGCCAAAGTAATTAAACGCTTAAGTTGCCCGGCCACAGTGGTCCCCATACTGAATCTTccactgtttaaaatattcatagcAATCTTAAACCCACCGCCTACCTCCCCTAATACATTCTTAACAGGTATATGAGTATCCACAAAACTAACAGCGCAAGTATTAGATGCTCTTATACCAAGTTTATCCTCTGGTTTCCCACTTGAAACCCCCCCAAACTTTCTCTCTACAATAAATGCCGTAACTTTTTCCTTTACTTCATCATTAACATCCATTACTTTAGTTTTAGCAAACACTGTCATAACATCAGCGAATCCACCGTTTGTAATCCAAATTTTTTCACCGTTAAGTACCCAATGTTGCCCGTCATCGCTTAAATGCGCTTTGGATTGAATCGACGCGGCATCGCTCCCACTAGAGGGCTCTGTTAAGCAAAACGCGGCAGCCCACTCGCCAGTTGCCAACTTAGGAAGATATTCCATCTTCTGTTCTTCACTCCCTGCGATAAGGATTCCCTTTAACCCAATAGCTTGATGGGCAGCTAACATAACAGTAACAGCAGCATCTGATGATAATTCTTCAGCCACTCTTGCGTATTGAACATTATTCAACCCTAACCCACCGTACTCCACAGGAATCTGCATGCCAAACAAACCAAGATCTTTTAAACCCTGCACAACCTCTGGATCAAACTTCCCTTCTTCATCCATCTTTTTAGAATCAACTTTTTCATCGAAAAACCTTCCCACTGCATCAGACAACTGATTCAATTCACTTAAATCATCCTCACTAGGCAGGGTAGGGAAAGGAAATATCCATTTCATGTTTAGATTCCCTAGAGCCAATTCCCTTGCAAATGAAGCATATTTTCTTGAACATGTTGAAAACCTGTTTTTTCCAAGGTTATAATTGTATTTCTTGCCCCCATAGAATGAAATGCATGGATTTAAAGCTGGTAACCTTAGTGTTAAGTTGTTTAGCACCTTTGGTATTACTTTTAGCAGCACCATTACAAATACAACACAAATTAAGAACTGAAATGAAAAAGAAGCATTAAAAGCTATGCTGGTACAACTGCTGCTTTGTTACGGATTAGAAAAAGGTACGTAGTGTAATAAGCAATTTATATCGTATTACCATATACAATTATGCTTACCGCATCTCCGCATGTAATTCTAAGTGTGGCGTATTTTAGCTATTTTTAGGTATATAGACAATACTCCCAAAAGATTAGCACTATTGTAACCACTGGTTTTGCCGTTGTACGTTATAAACCACCGACTAAGCGCGGATCTGCAATGCCCATAGAAAAGAAAGGCATCTGTATTGATTAGGTACGCAAAAAACAAGTACGTTAAACTGTATGTATACTTGTATGCTCGCG harbors:
- the LOC101242364 gene encoding acyl-CoA dehydrogenase family member 9, mitochondrial-like; this translates as MVLLKVIPKVLNNLTLRLPALNPCISFYGGKKYNYNLGKNRFSTCSRKYASFARELALGNLNMKWIFPFPTLPSEDDLSELNQLSDAVGRFFDEKVDSKKMDEEGKFDPEVVQGLKDLGLFGMQIPVEYGGLGLNNVQYARVAEELSSDAAVTVMLAAHQAIGLKGILIAGSEEQKMEYLPKLATGEWAAAFCLTEPSSGSDAASIQSKAHLSDDGQHWVLNGEKIWITNGGFADVMTVFAKTKVMDVNDEVKEKVTAFIVERKFGGVSSGKPEDKLGIRASNTCAVSFVDTHIPVKNVLGEVGGGFKIAMNILNSGRFSMGTTVAGQLKRLITLASEYANQRTQFGKKLAEFELIQEKIFNMAMQAYAMESMAYMTAGQMDIMDSNGEPQDCSIEAAMVKIYSSECAWSSVSECLQIFGGLGYMKDFPYERMLRDSRILLIFEGTNEILRLYVALASLQYAGAKLQQRLKAFKAGSMREKLTAISDQFKEEWYLKTGSDRGQVPEPSFSVRNYSKTKSWLDPSLIPMGEMLEESTLLYRRRVYQMLRKYGKKIQDQQLVLKILADSAIQIYGMTAVLSRCNKSLILGLRNADHERALAVAFVKKTYRDNYLIMSQLAQVNYDDYYIMQRKVSNDLMEERRYLCPHPLEVTHKNEEHPKYLEQLERIKAIKD